In Gimesia sp., the genomic stretch CATGGCGATCCCCAGTTTCGGGGGCATGCTCATCGAAATCATGACCATGCTGGTCGTACCGGTGCTTTACTGCAGTGTTATGGAGTGGAAGTTGAAATGGGGAATCGAAGATCCCCGTTTTGAGGAGAATGCTCAATCTTAAAAGCTCGAGAGATTATCCTCACTAAACTACCGCAAGGAGAAGACTGCGATTGAAGACGACATGACTCCACTTCAATCGCAGAAGCAACTTCTCACCTCGAACAGGTTAAACAACAGGATCGTATAAAGATCCTGTCTCTTAAAAAGTATTTTTTAACTTGCCGTCCTACCACAGCATGAACAGGGCCATCAGGATCATCACACTGTTTTCAATGATCGTGACCGCGGACATGGGCAGGTTAAACACGGTTCCCAGACAGGCGCATTGAATTGCCTGACGTTTACGTACGGCTTGCAGCACGCCAATCAGTCCGACTCCCATCACAAGAGCTGTGGCAGCGTTTATCAGAGCCGGCGCCCAGCCGAAAATAAATGCGATCCCCAGTGAAAATTCAAGAAACGGATAGAGTAACGCGTACAGACGCGACCGTTTTGCCACAATATCATAGGTCGCAAAGGCATCGGCGAACTTGCTGACATCAAGCAGCTTGAAGAAGGCAAATCCCAGGAAAAAACAGCCCATAAAGAAACGCAGGAAGTTTCCCCAGACCCAGCCCGATGCTTGTGCTGAGGCTAAGATCGCGGCTGCACCACATACATAAAATACAACCAGCAGCAGCGGCTTATAGGTACTGAGTTTGAAATGATGTTTCTCCTCTGGAGGCTGAATCTGCTCCAGCCTGGGAGTCGCCTTTAAGTCCTTCTGTTTTAGAACAGGCTTTGCCTCAAACCCGGCTCCCTCTACAACCGCGATAAGTTTCTCGACAGGATCTTCCCCCTGCATTTTGGCTGTGACAGTTTTTAATTCACTGGAAAGGTCTGCTTCCCACTCCTGTATCTCAATAGTCTGATCCAGCACAGGTCGTAATTTACTTAAACAGGATTGGCACTTCATATTTGTCGATACGGTCACCTCTTGAAGGTGATCTTCCTGCTTCACCATTGTCATCTTTTTGTTCTCCATATTTCAAATAACAGGTTTATTTGTTCGGGGATGTAATTGATTCGATGATCGGACAGTCAGACAGAGTACCTCGTCCACTGCACTTTTCATGCAGAGTCTCAAGGGTTGACGCCAAGCGTTGCAAATCATCAATTTTCTGATGGATTTCAACCAGTTTCTGTCCAGCCAGTTGCTTGACCTCTCTCTTGGATGAATGAGGACTGTCCGCGAGATGCAGTAACTGTCCGACTTCAGCGAGAGTAAACCCGAGTTCCTGGGCACGTTTGATAAACTTGATCCTGTCAATCACATCCGGCGGATATTCCCGGAATGAGGACAGCGCGACGGGCTGTTTGACCAACCCCTTCCGTTCATAAAACCGCACTGTCTCTACACCAACCCCTGCTGCCTGGGCGACTCGTCCGATTGTCAACTTACTCATATTTCAACCTCCTGCGAGTATTATAGACCCTGTACCATGGTACGGGGTCAAGGGGAGGTTCTAGCAAGCATAAAAGAATGATGAAATATGTCGGGCTTTCGAGTTCCACTCGACATCGTTAACTGTCAGTTTGACTGAAGTTAAGAAAAAGCCAGACACCGAGGAATATTAAGCTCAATCCGGCAAGGGAAACGTAAATCACCAGCATGTCTGTCTGAGCTTTGACAACCAGAAACGCCCCTAAAACGACGACGTCCAATATTATGGCCGTGATTAAGACGAGGCTATTGGCCTCTACGTCTTTGCGCAGGTGATAAAATACTCCCCAATGGATGGCGATATCCATGATGATATAGAAGATGGCTCCCAACGAGGCGATACGGCTTAAATCAAAGAAAACCGTTAATAGCATGGCCATAATAACGGTATACACCAATGTGTGCTTTTGGATGCTACCAGGCATGCCAAAATGTGAGTGTGGCACTAATTTCATGTCTGTGAGCATTGCCAGCATACGTGAAACCGCAAACACACTGGCAATCACACCAGATACAGTGGCGATAATCGCAAACAATACGGTAAACCATAAGCCGTAATCTCCGAATGCAGGCCGAGCGGCTTCTGCAAGAGAGTAATCTTTCGCTTTGATAATTTCATCGACCGTCAGGCTTCCCCCCACAGCCAACGTCACAAGCATATATAGGATCAGACAGAGGACTATCGAAATGATGATGGCTCGTCCTACATTTTTGTGAGGATTTTTTAGCTCTCCGCCGCTATTTGTAATCGTAGTAAATCCCTTGTAGGCCAGAATGGCGAGCGCCACTGCTCCTAGAAATTCGCCTGGGCCTGCGCCGGTTTTATCAGTTGAAGAAGAACTTTCGAAAGAAAAGCCGGAAGCCCACAATCCCCCGATCGCAAAGACGACAATCCCACCAATTTTGATAAATGCGGTGAAAAATGATAACTTTTGTATGTATTCGTTGCTTAAGATATTCACCAGAAAAGCAAATGCGAGCAAGCCGACTCCGAGAGCGACCACCAACCAGCTATATTCGCCGAAATTGAAGAGTTGCAGTGTGTAAGTACCGAAGGTTTTAGCGACCAGACTCTCATTGATGATCATGGAAAAGTACATCAGCAACGCAAAGGCGCCTGTGAGCGTTGTTTTACCGTAAGCTTTCTCAAGGAACATGGCAATTCCACCTGCGGATGGATAAGCATTTGCCATTTTTACATAGGAATAGGCGCTGAATGATGCCACGATTGCTGCTGCCAGAAATGCTAGTGGGAACCAATGTTTCGCCAGCTCAGCCACTTGACCGGTCAGAGCAAAAATACCAGCGCCAATCATCACTCCCGTGCCCATCGCAACTGCACCCGCCAAAGTCAGACTGTCCTTTTTATACTCGGATGCATGCTCGCCAGAATGTTCCATGTGGTTACCTGTTTGTGCAGTTTTCCTGAAAAAGATATTGTCTCGTATCTCGTGTGTGATATCAGGCTCGGCTTTTCGGCTTCAACTGATTTCCGTACTGACGCTTTACAAAGCAATATGTGTGCCAGCACGCAAATCTATTATATCGAACTGATTTTCACGATCTCAGCTGATAAAATCCGATACAGAACCGGTTGCCCGGCAATCACTTTGAGTGATTGTCCTTCGCTGGTGGAGTGGACGTTAGTTCCACTCTGGTACACATTCTTTTTGAACTGCAGTGGAAGAATTCACTGGTGAAGACTTAAAAAGACCGGGAGGTAAAATACGCGGTTTATGCAAACTGTCTGGTGAAAAAACTCATCCTTTGCGGATTAAGCAGAGTGTGTGCAGCCCCTGGATAAAGCAGATCTGTACAGACAGACGAATCAATCTCTATACGGCTGTGGTTTTACTGGAGCGCCTGCGCAAACATAACCTCTTTGGCCCTGGCTTATGTTCTGAACTTCCAGACTGCAATACGCCCACACCTTTCTCAGCTGAATTTAGCCGGAGGTCTTCGAATGTCAGATACATATACTCGTAAGATTGTGATATCACTGACGATACTTGGCGGATGCTGTGTGCCGCAACTGCTCAGAGCCCAGGACGCGTTCCCCTTAGTCCCTCCCGCAGCAGAACCCAGAAACGCTGAGACATCCCGGGATCAGGTCGGGCGACGGTTTATTCCTCCCTCGTCCTTTCCGAAGTCACCAGCCGGTGTGGAAGACCTGATGAAACAGGAGACACCGCAATCCCTGGAAAC encodes the following:
- a CDS encoding heavy metal-associated domain-containing protein, encoding MTMVKQEDHLQEVTVSTNMKCQSCLSKLRPVLDQTIEIQEWEADLSSELKTVTAKMQGEDPVEKLIAVVEGAGFEAKPVLKQKDLKATPRLEQIQPPEEKHHFKLSTYKPLLLVVFYVCGAAAILASAQASGWVWGNFLRFFMGCFFLGFAFFKLLDVSKFADAFATYDIVAKRSRLYALLYPFLEFSLGIAFIFGWAPALINAATALVMGVGLIGVLQAVRKRQAIQCACLGTVFNLPMSAVTIIENSVMILMALFMLW
- a CDS encoding APC family permease, which gives rise to MEHSGEHASEYKKDSLTLAGAVAMGTGVMIGAGIFALTGQVAELAKHWFPLAFLAAAIVASFSAYSYVKMANAYPSAGGIAMFLEKAYGKTTLTGAFALLMYFSMIINESLVAKTFGTYTLQLFNFGEYSWLVVALGVGLLAFAFLVNILSNEYIQKLSFFTAFIKIGGIVVFAIGGLWASGFSFESSSSTDKTGAGPGEFLGAVALAILAYKGFTTITNSGGELKNPHKNVGRAIIISIVLCLILYMLVTLAVGGSLTVDEIIKAKDYSLAEAARPAFGDYGLWFTVLFAIIATVSGVIASVFAVSRMLAMLTDMKLVPHSHFGMPGSIQKHTLVYTVIMAMLLTVFFDLSRIASLGAIFYIIMDIAIHWGVFYHLRKDVEANSLVLITAIILDVVVLGAFLVVKAQTDMLVIYVSLAGLSLIFLGVWLFLNFSQTDS
- a CDS encoding MerR family DNA-binding protein; its protein translation is MSKLTIGRVAQAAGVGVETVRFYERKGLVKQPVALSSFREYPPDVIDRIKFIKRAQELGFTLAEVGQLLHLADSPHSSKREVKQLAGQKLVEIHQKIDDLQRLASTLETLHEKCSGRGTLSDCPIIESITSPNK